The following coding sequences lie in one Macaca thibetana thibetana isolate TM-01 chromosome 18, ASM2454274v1, whole genome shotgun sequence genomic window:
- the DSG2 gene encoding desmoglein-2, with amino-acid sequence MARSPGRAYALLLLLICFNVGSGLYLQVSSTRNENKLLPKHPHLVRQKRAWITAPVALREGEDLSKKNPIAKIHSDLTEERGLKVTYKYTGKGITEPPFGIFVFNKDTGELNITSILDREETPFFLLTGYALDERGNNVEKPLELRIKVLDINDNEPVFTQDVFVGSVEELSAAHTLVMKINATDADEPNTLNSKISYRIVSLEPAYPPVFYLNKDTGEIYTTSVTLDREEHSSYTLTVEARDGNGEVTDKPVKQAQVQIRILDVNDNIPVVENKVLEGMVEENQVNVEVTRIKVFDADEIGSDNWLANFTFASGNEGGYFHIETDAQTNEGIVTLIKEVDYEEMKNLDFSVIVTNKAAFHKSIRSKYKPTPIPIKVKVKNVKEGIHFKSSVISTYVSESMDKSSKGQIIGKFQAFDEDTGLLARARYVKLEDRDNWISLDSVTSEIKLAKLPDFESRYVQNGTYTVKIVAISEDYPRKTITGTVLLYVEDINDNCPTLIEPVQTICNDAQYVNVTAEDLDGHPNSGPFSFSVIDKPPGMAEKWKIVHQESTSVLLQQSEKKLGRSEIQFLISDNQGFSCPEKQMLTLTVCECLHGSGCREAQRDSYVGLGPAAIALMILAFLLLLLVPLLLLMCHCGKGGKGFTPIPGTIEMLHPWNNEGAPPEDKVVPSFLPVDQGESLGGRNGVGGMAKEATMKGSSSASFAKGQHEMSEMDGRWEEYRSLLSGRATQVTGATGAIMTTETTKTTRATGASRDMAGAQAAAVALNEEFLRNYFSDKAASYTEEDENHTAKDCLLVYSQEETESLNASIGCCSFIEGELDDRFLDDLGLKFKTLAEVCLGQKIDINMEIEQRQKPATETSMNTASRSAYEQTMVNSENTYSSGSSFPVPKSLQEANAEKVTQEIVTERSVSSRQAQKVATPLPDPVASRNIIATETSYVTGSTMPPSTVILGPRQPQSLIVTERVYAPASALVDEPYANEGTVVVTERVIQPHGGGSNPLEGTQHLQDAPYVMVRERESFLAPSSGVQPTLAMPNIAVGQNVTVTERVLAPASTLQSSYQIPTENSVKARNTMVSGAGVPGPLPDFGLEESGHSNSTITTSSTRVTKHSTVQHSYS; translated from the exons atctGCTTTAATGTTGGAAGTGGACTTTacttacag GTCTCAAgcacaagaaatgaaaataagctGCTTCCTAAACATCCTCATTTAGTGCGGCAAAAGCGCGCCTGGATCACCGCCCCCGTGGCTCTTCGGGAGGGAGAGGATCTGTCCAAAAAGAATCCAATTGCCAAG atACATTCTGATCTTACAGAAGAAAGAGGACTCAAAGTTACTTACAAATACACTGGAAAAGGGATTACAGAGCCACCTTTTGGTATATTTGTCTTTAATAAAGACACTGGAGAACTGAATATTACCAGCATTCTTGATCGAGAAGAAACACCATTTTTTCTG CTAACAGGTTACGCTTTGGATGAAAGAGGAAACAATGTAGAGAAACCCTTAGAGCTACGCATTAAGGTTCTCGATATCAATGACAATGAACCAGTGTTCACACAGGATGTCTTTGTTGGGTCTGTTGAAGAGTTGAGTGCAGCAC ATACACTTGTGATGAAAATCAATGCAACAGATGCAGATGAGCCCAATACCCTGAATTCTAAAATTTCCTATAGGATCGTATCTCTGGAGCCTGCTTATCCTCCAGTGTTCTACCTAAATAAAGATACAGGAGAGATTTACACAACCAGTGTTACCTTGGACAGAGAG GAACACAGCAGCTACACTTTGACGGTAGAAGCAAGAGATGGCAATGGAGAAGTTACTGACAAGCCTGTAAAACAAGCTCAAGTTCAGATTCGTATTTTGGATGTCAATGACAATATACCTGTAGTAGAAAATAAAGTG CTTGAAGGGATGGTTGAAGAAAATCAAGTCAATGTAGAAGTTACACGCATAAAAGTATTCGATGCAGACGAAATAGGTTCTGATAATTGGCTAGCAAATTTTACATTTGCATCAGGAAATGAAGGGGGTTATTTCCACATAGAAACAGATGCTCAAACTAATGAAGGAATTGTGACCCTTATTAAG GAAGTAGattatgaagaaatgaagaatctTGACTTCAGTGTTATTGTCACTAATAAAGCAGCTTTTCACAAGTCAATTAGGAGTAAATACAAGCCTACACCCATTCCCATCAAGGTTAAagtgaaaaatgtgaaagaaggCATTCATTTTAAAAGCAGTGTCATCTCAACTTACGTTAGCGAGAGCATGGACAAATCAAGCAAAGGCCAAATAATTGGAAAATTTCAAGCTTTTGATGAGGACACTGGACTACTAGCCCGTGCAAG ATATGTAAAATTAGAAGATAGAGATAATTGGATCTCTCTGGATTCTGTCACATCTGAAATTAAACTTGCAAAACTTCCTGATTTTGAATCTAGATATGTTCAAAATGGCACATATACTGTAAAGATTGTGGCCATATCAGAAG ACTATCCCAGAAAAACCATCACTGGCACCGTCCTTCTCTACGTTGAAGACATCAACGACAACTGTCCCACACTGATAGAGCCTGTGCAGACAATCTGTAATGATGCCCAGTATGTGAATGTTACTGCAGAGGACCTGGATGGACACCCAAACAGTGGCCCTTTCAGTTTCTCTGTCATTGACAAACCACCTGGCAtggcagaaaaatggaaaatagtaCACCAAGAAA GTACCAGTGTGCTGCTGCAGCAAAGCGAGAAAAAGCTTGGGAGAAGTGAAATTCAGTTCCTGATTTCAGACAACCAGGGTTTTAGTTGCCCTGAGAAGCAGATGCTCACACTCACGGTTTGTGAGTGTCTGCATGGCAGCGGCTGCAGGGAAGCGCAGCGTGACTCCTACGTGGGCCTGGGACCCGCAGCAATCGCACTCATGATTTTGGCCTTTCTGCTCCTTCTGT TGGTACCACTTTTACTGCTGATGTGCCATTGCGGAAAGGGCGGCAAAGGCTTTACCCCCATACCTGGCACCATAGAGATGCTGCATCCTTGGAATAATGAAGGAGCACCACCTGAAGACAAG GTGGTGCCATCATTTCTGCCAGTGGATCAAGGGGAAAGTctaggaggaagaaatggagtAGGAGGTATGGCCAAGGAAGCCACCATGAAAGGAAGTAGCTCTGCTTCCTTTGCCAAAGGGCAGCATGAGATGTCTGAGATGGACGGAAGGTGGGAAGAATACAGAAGCCTGCTTTCTGGTAGAGCTACCCAGGTTACAGGGGCCACAGGCGCTATCATGACCACTGAAACCACGAAGACCACAAGAGCCACAGGGGCTTCCAGAGACATGGCCGGAGCTCAGGCAGCTGCTGTTGCGCTGAACGAAGAATTCTTAAGAAATTATTTCAGTGAT aaagcGGCCTCTTACACTGAGGAAGATGAAAATCACACAGCCAAAGATTGCCTTCTGGTCTATtctcaggaagaaactgaatcgcTGAATGCTTCTATTGGTTGTTGCAGTTTCATTGAAGGAGAGCTAGATGACCGCTTCTTAGATGATTTGGGACTTAAATTCAAGACGCTAGCTGAAGTTTGCCTGGGTcaaaaaatagacataaatatgGAAATTGAGCAGAGGCAAAAACCTGCCACAGAAACAAGTATGAACACAGCTTCACGTTCAGCCTATGAGCAAACTATGGTTAATTCAGAGAATACCTACTCCTCTGGCAGTAGCTTCCCAGTTCCAAAATCTTTGCAAGAAGCAAATGCAGAGAAAGTAACTCAGGAAATAGTCACTGAAAGATCTGTGTCTTCTAGGCAGGCGCAAAAGGTAGCTACACCTCTTCCTGACCCAGTGGCTTCTAGAAATATCATAGCAACAGAAACTTCCTATGTCACAGGGTCCACTATGCCACCAAGCACTGTGATCCTGGGTCCTAGACAGCCACAGAGCCTTATTGTGACCGAGAGGGTGTATGCTCCAGCTTCTGCCTTGGTAGATGAGCCTTATGCTAATGAAGGTACAGTTGTGGTCACTGAAAGAGTCATACAGCCTCATGGGGGTGGATCGAATCCTCTGGAAGGCACTCAGCATCTGCAGGATGCACCTTACGTCATggtgagggaaagagagagctTCCTTGCCCCCAGCTCAGGTGTACAACCTACTCTGGCCATGCCTAATATAGCAGTAGGACAGAATGTGACAGTGACAGAAAGAGTTCTAGCACCTGCTTCCACTCTGCAATCCAGTTACCAGATTCCCACTGAAAACTCTGTGAAGGCTAGGAACACCATGGTGTCTGGAGCTGGAGTCCCTGGccctctgccagactttggtttAGAGGAATCTGGTCATTCTAATTCTACCATAACCACATCTTCCACCAGAGTCACCAAGCATAGCACTGTACAGCATTCTTACTCCTAA